A genomic segment from Longimicrobium sp. encodes:
- a CDS encoding helix-turn-helix domain-containing protein, which translates to MNAKPFAPQLHYIEEAHEKLGLTYAQIASALGTDESTLNRWRTGESQPDAAHISRIEELHEFQIELLDAIYPYAARDWLTREVPSLGGRRPIDLLVAGDIAPLTRIWLRINLGMPT; encoded by the coding sequence ATGAACGCCAAGCCATTTGCTCCCCAACTGCACTACATCGAGGAAGCGCACGAGAAGCTAGGACTCACCTATGCTCAGATCGCGAGCGCGCTTGGCACCGACGAGAGCACGCTCAACCGCTGGCGCACCGGCGAGTCTCAGCCTGACGCCGCCCACATCAGCCGCATCGAAGAGCTCCACGAATTCCAGATCGAGTTGCTGGACGCCATTTACCCTTACGCGGCTCGCGATTGGCTGACCCGTGAGGTTCCGTCCCTTGGCGGACGGCGTCCCATCGACCTCTTGGTCGCGGGTGATATCGCGCCACTTACCCGAATCTGGCTGCGGATTAATCTCGGCATGCCTACTTGA